In Erigeron canadensis isolate Cc75 chromosome 1, C_canadensis_v1, whole genome shotgun sequence, a single window of DNA contains:
- the LOC122590899 gene encoding uncharacterized protein LOC122590899 — protein sequence MAFWAPFMLLHLGGPDTITAYALADNELWLRHLLGLLVQTAAAIYITLLAWEDTLISFLTIPMLLCGIIKYGERTWVLMSANRDQFRDSVLADRDPGPSYAKFMEEFSLKEAEGYYVSAAQVEEGQSPGEDPENATETVPSNPNPDARILHIANYFFETLKFKRLFVDLILGFHPRDESQFFFERQEYDTAFEVIEVELGFAYDVFYTKAPIIYTPFGLFFRLMTSIITLFVLLTFVASIGIRSHKHSFIDVVITCILLIGAILLEVYAAISLLFSDWANLWFSQHSSKIPLFFHLDFSLQSAQKRKRWSNSMYQYSLIDFCLNQKSSVFQKISKFIPLNKRLKNLSEKWVSFRELKHLNITPELKSFIFDHFKEKSTDTELDPKILFTCRGAVSLRAHKSYGTFKWTVDVEFDHSILIWHIATDLCHNLDKSKRRDNTDGSEMKREWDDYMIYSKQLADYMLYVLVMCPFMLPIGIGMIRFRDTCAEALVFFEERSSSSKLEAYEMLGQVSTEVFPATVKGDRSKSVLFEACKLAASLKEMGDPRKMWKMVADVWVEMLGYAASQCRGFDHAQQLEKGGELITHVWLLMAHLGITEHFKIKDGHGRVKLAVT from the coding sequence ATGGCGTTTTGGGCACCATTCATGTTGCTTCATCTTGGCGGGCCAGACACCATCACTGCTTATGCGTTGGCAGATAACGAGTTATGGTTAAGACACTTGCTTGGACTACTTGTCCAAACAGCTGCAGCTATCTACATCACTCTTTTGGCATGGGAAGACACTCTTATTTCCTTCCTTACGATTCCTATGCTTTTGTGTGGTATCATTAAGTATGGTGAGAGAACATGGGTTCTAATGTCAGCTAACAGAGACCAATTTCGAGATTCTGTTTTGGCAGATAGGGATCCGGGCCCTAGTTATGCCAAGTTCATGGAAGAGTTTAGCTTAAAAGAAGCAGAAGGGTACTATGTTAGTGCTGCTCAAGTGGAAGAGGGGCAGTCACCAGGAGAAGACCCTGAAAACGCCACAGAAACTGTTCCATCTAATCCTAATCCTGATGCAAGAATTTTGCACATAGCAAATTACTTCTTTGAAACTTTAAAGTTCAAGCGGCTTTTTGTGGATCTCATTCTTGGCTTCCATCCACGAGACGAGAGCCAATTTTTCTTTGAGAGACAAGAATATGACACCGCCTTTGAGGTGATTGAAGTTGAACTTGGATTCGCATACGATGTCTTCTACACCAAAGCACCTATCATTTATACTCCATTTGGTTTATTTTTCCGTCTCATGACTTCTATCATTACCCTTTTCGTATTGTTGACTTTTGTTGCATCCATAGGAATAAGATCACATAAACATTCATTCATTGATGTTGTGATTACTTGCATATTGCTGATAGGTGCTATTTTATTAGAAGTATATGCAGCCATATCTTTGCTTTTTTCCGACTGGGCAAATCTATGGTTTAGCCAGCACTCTTCCAAAATTCCTCTGTTTTTTCATTTAGACTTCTCACTCCAATCTGcacagaaaagaaaaagatggtCAAACTCCATGTATCAGTACAGCTTGATAGATTTTTGCCTCAACCAGAAATCTTCAGTTTTTCAAAAAATCTCCAAGTTCATTCCTTTAAATAAAAGGCTTAAGAACTTGTCAGAAAAATGGGTGAGTTTTCGCGAGTTGAAGCATCTTAATATAACGCCTGAGCTGAAGTCTTTCATTTTTGATCACTTCAAGGAAAAATCCACTGACACAGAACTGGACCCTAAGATCTTGTTCACCTGTCGAGGAGCAGTTTCCCTACGTGCCCATAAAAGTTATGGAACGTTCAAATGGACGGTTGATGTGGAATTCGATCATAGCATTCTCATTTGGCATATTGCCACTGATCTCTGCCACAACCTAGACAAAAGTAAGAGACGCGACAACACAGATGGCAGTGAAATGAAACGAGAATGGGATGATTATATGATATACAGCAAACAACTAGCAGACTACATGTTATATGTCTTGGTCATGTGTCCTTTCATGTTGCCCATCGGAATCGGAATGATTAGGTTCCGAGACACTTGTGCTGAGGCCCTGGTATTTTTCGAAGAGAGAAGTAGCTCAAGTAAGCTTGAGGCCTATGAAATGTTGGGACAAGTGAGCACCGAAGTCTTTCCAGCAACAGTTAAGGGGGACAGGAGTAAGTCTGTACTGTTTGAGGCTTGCAAGCTTGCAGCTTCATTAAAAGAGATGGGTGATCCTCGAAAGATGTGGAAGATGGTTGCTGATGTGTGGGTGGAGATGCTTGGTTATGCGGCTAGTCAGTGCAGAGGATTTGATCATGCTCAACAGCTTGAAAAGGGTGGAGAACTTATCACACACGTCTGGCTTTTGATGGCGCATCTTGGCATCACTGAACACTTTAAGATTAAAGATGGTCATGGTAGAGTTAAGTTGGCAGTTACCTAA